The sequence below is a genomic window from Halanaerobiaceae bacterium ANBcell28.
ATTGTAAAGCTCTCTCAACTAAGTCCTGTTCTGGAACATATAAATTATCTTTTACAGCTAATCGCTTAACTATTTCTAAATATTCTTCTTGATCTGGTGACATAAAAGTAATAGTAATGCCAAACCTTTCAGAAAGAGATAGCTTTTCTTGTCGAGCATCATCTTGATGTATATCTCCGCTTTCAGAACGATCTTCCCATTTTTCTTTGATAATATTTCTCCTATTACTTGTAGCGTAGAATAATACATTATCAGGTTTGGATTCAATTCCACCTTCCATAACAGCTTTTAAATATTTATAATCTGTTTCAAAATCTTCAAATGATAAATCATCCATAAATATTATAAAATATAAACCTCTACTATTTAATATATCCAGTATATCAGGTATGTATTTAATTTGTTCTTTATTTATTTCAATTAAACGAAGACCATCATTATAAAACTGATTTAACAAAGCTTTAATAGAAGATGATTTTCCAGTGCCACTATCACCATATAGCAAAACATTATTAGCTTTTTTGTCTTGAAGAAAAGCACTTGTGTTTTCAATTAATTTGTTTTTTTGTTTTTCATATCCTATCAAGTCATCAAAATCTATGAGATCTACATTTTTCCTTCCTATCAAACCTTTTTTCTTATCCCAATGGAAAGAAATATATTGTGAAAATTCACTTGCACCTGCACTATGATAATAATCTGCTAATTGTTCTGTAATATGTTCTGAATTCTCTTTTGCAAAACTCTGCTTAATTTTACGAAAATATTTATAAATCGGTGGAGTATTACCATTCTTATTAGCTTTTGTAGAGGAATAATGACTTATAAAGTTAATCTCACCTATACCAATAATAATACCTATATCAGTTAATGTAAATCTAAAGACATCTTTTATTATAGCCAAATCATGAGCTGTTGCCTGATAAAGACCTGGACTTAAGCTATATTCATACTTTTCGCATGCAATAGTAAATGGATTTTCATCAGTCATAAGTAAATATAATAAATAATTTTGCAATAAATCTCCTTGAAACTCTTCTTTTTCTGCTATATTAATAAGTTCATTACAGATTTGATAATAATCAGAACTATATTCTTCACTTACATACCTAGTTAAAGAAACAACTAAATCTCTAATTCTAGAGAACAAATCGTCATTAAGAATATTACGAAAGACTAATAATCTTTCCAATTTTATAAAGCTTAATTTTAGTAAATCAAATTGGCCCATATATTTCATCTCCATTTTCTTTTGATTTCTGCAAAATACTAGCTTATACTTCTATTTTATCATTATATTGCGTAAAAGCAAGGAAATAATATTAAAAATTGTCGAAATTATTGCAATTTAATACTAGAAAAAAACCATTACTCAAAAAATTTGAATAATGGTTTTGATTTCATCTTAAATCTATCATGTAATTCTATAATGTAAAATTAAATTTAAGTTTATATTTTTTTTGGTGGAGGTGGTGGGATTCGAACCCACGTACTGCATAGTTCACACCTTAGTTTCTACGGGTATAGTCTATTTTTTAAATTCATAGCATAAACGCCAACAGACAGGCTTTTATACTACTATACTATTAGTTTCCTACTCTATCTTATAGTCATCAAATAGAGAGTAGTCTGCTTAATTATGACACTTAACCGTCTCCACAGACAAGAGCGCAGTTAAGCGTTAACTACCTACGCGGCAGCTAAAGCGTAATTATTATCGTTTGCAGATAAATTTAGTTACCAGTATTTAACGAGTGAAAGGAGTCCTCGACCCGCTTCTAAAGCCTTCCCTACACAGGCGAAACCGGAACACCCCCGGATTTCAAAAAAGCTTTGCCTGCTGAGAAAACTTCTTTCTCAAAAGCGTATTAACATTATACCTTATAGAAATCCGGCTGTCAAATAATAGAGAAACTCTTAGACTTATACTTTTTATATTAATCTTATATTAATCATCAACTTGACCTGAATCTACTGGAATAGTTTTTAATTCAAATTCCGATAGATTTATTAAATTATCAAAATTAATATCAATACCCAATACACCTATAATTTCTCCTGCCTCATCTTTTATGGGCTTTGAAACTGTTATACACAATTCCTGTACAATCCTGGACATAAAGAAGTCAGAAACTGTAGCTTCCCCGGATTCTATAGCCCTTTTAAACCAAGATCTATTAGCAAAATTATCGTCTTTAAATTTTGTTTTATATTTTTCTTTATCTTCAGCCTGACAATAGTATTGAGATACCATCTTTCCTTCCGTATCTACTAAATAAATCAATTTTGCAAATGCAAAATGGTTTCTAAATTTTTCTAAAGAAGGTTTTATATACAAACTATCCATAGTCCTTAAAACAGGGTTTTCCTCCATCAGTTTATTAATAATTTCTATAGATAGTCTCATGCCTTTTTTCTTCAAACCTTCTAGATCAGAATGGAATAAGGAAGGTAGATGTTTTTTAGCCTGTATTATTATTTCATCTGTAGAAATACTAGAAACTCTATTATTACTATATTGCTCCATAACCCAACTATATATACCTCGTACTCCAGGATGAGTTTTATCTAAAGCATGTTCTTCATCTAAGTCAAAATAATTATTAATCCATAATGCTATACCAGCAGCACCTGATTTATCAGTAATGGATACTGTAATAGGTCTATTCAATAATTTACCAGTATCAAATATACTATAAATTCTTTCATTCTTAATAACACCATCAGCATGAATTCCAGCCCTAGTAGAATTAAAGTGTTCTCCTACAAAAGGATAGTTTGTAGATATAGAATCTCCTATTACATTACGATAATAGCGTGCTATTTCTGTTATTACTGTAGTTTTTATGCCTAAGTCTTCTGGATTTTGACCTTTTAAAGCAATATAATCCATAATTAATCCTTCTATTGGAGGATTACCAGTTCTTTCACCCCAACCTAATAAAGTTCCATTAACAGCTGAACAGTTATATAACCAAGCAGTCGTTCCATTTACTAATACCTTATGAAAGTCATTATGGCCATGCCACTCCAATTGTTTATGAGGAACACCTGCCTCACGATGTAATACATCAAATATCTTTGGTACAGAACGTGGTAAGGGTGCATTCGGGTAAGGCAATCCTAAACCCATTGTATCACAGGCCCTAATTTTGATAGGAATACCACTATCATCTGCTCTTTCCATTAATTTTTGTACAAATGGTATTACAAAACCATAAAAATCAGCACGAGTAATATCTTCAAGGTGACACCTTGGAACAATACCTGCTTCTAAAGCTGCATCTACAACCTTTAAATATTTTTCCATCACTTTTTTCCTATCAAGATTTAATTTTAGAAAAATGTGATAGTCAGAAGCCGAAGTTAAAATCCCTGTTTCTTTTACACCTAATTCTTTTACAAGTTGAAAATCTTTTTCTACAGCTCGAATCCAACTTGTAATTTCAGGAAACTCAAATCCTAAATCTTGACATCTACGTACTGCTTCCCGGTCACGTTCGCTATAAATAAAAAATTCCGTCTGTCTTATAACACCTTTTTCACCAGCCAGTTTATTCATTAGCTTATAGAGATCAACAATCTGATCAGCATCATAAGGTGCTCGTGATTGTTGTCCATCACGAAAAGTAGTATCAGTTAACCATATCTCTTCTGGCTGATTCATTTCTACAGTTTTATCTTCAAATTTTATTTTAGGTACCATATCATATTCAAAGTATTCTTCAAAAAGATTCGCCTCTTTAACATTTTTTAGCTTATATTTCTTCATAATTCTTCCTCCTAGCTTCCAGCTTGCCTTATATAAATTTAAGACAGTTTATTTTAGAATATAAGTCATTCGTTAAGTTCTTTGTCTTATTCTATTATATCATAAAATGACTAGTTTCTTTAATTTTTCTTGAAATAAATTATTGTATATTTAACTTTAATCTCAAATATTATGTTTTCAAGAAATATTTCATAAAATATAACGCAAAAATTCATATACAAAATACCCATAAACTAGTTTATGGGTAAAAGTTAGGCCAGCTCCTATTAATATCTTTGTCTATCTCGAAATGCTTTTTCAATTTCGCGATCTGCTGTCTTTTTAGCAATATCTCTTCTTTTATCACGAACATTTTTTCCCTTTGCTAGTGCTAATTCAACTTTTGCAACATTTCTAATAATATAGACGCTTAATGGTACCAATGTATAACCTTTAGTAGTTGTCTTACCTATAAGGCTTCTAATTTCGCTTTTATTTAAAAGCAATTTACGCTTTCTTTCTGGCTCATGATTTTCTCTATTCCCATGTGAGTATGGACTAATATGCATGTTATAAAGAAAGACCTCTCCATCTTCAACAAGAGCAAAACTATCTTTTAGATTGACTTTACCAGCCCTTATAGACTTTATCTCAGTACCTTTTAATTTTATACCAGTCTCAAATGTTTCTTCAATAGAATAATCATATCTAGCCTTCTTATTACGAGAAATTACTCTTTTGTCCTCCCCCATTATTAAACCTCCTAAAAACAACAGAAAACAATAAAATAAATCTGTGTAAAATCCAATCCTCCAATTTTCCGTCATTATTATTTTCAAAATACCTTTTGCTTTTTACTAGTATATAATATAATTTTTCTCTATACACTTTTTTTACTACTCTTCTAGCTAATCTTCTACTAAGATAAAATCTATCTGTCTTTCATCTATATTAATTTTATCAACTTTCACCTTTACTTTCTCACCAAAACGATAAACTTTCTTGCTTACTTCTCCTACTAGGCAATGTTGCTTTTCATTATAGTGATAATAATCATCTTTCAAAGCTTCTACATGTACTAAGCCTTCAACGGTATTCTCAAGTTCCACAAAAAGGCCAAAATTAGTTACACCATTGATTATTCCTTCAAACTCTTCTCCAATTTTATCTTCCATAAATTCTATTTTCTTCATCTCGACAGAATCTCGCTCAGCTTCCATAGCTCGCCTTTCCTGTAAAGAACTATGTTCTGATACATGATAGAGATTCTTCTCTAATTCTTCAAGTCTTTTTTTAGATAAGCTTCCCTTAGACAATACTTCTTTTATAATCCTATGAATCATTAAGTCAGGATATCTTCTAATAGGTGAAGTAAAATGACTGTAATAATCAATAGCCAGACCAAAATGTCCTATATTATTAGGAGTATAAACTGCCTGTTTCATTGTTCTTAAGAGTAATGTATTAATAACTCTTTCTTCAGGTTTATCTTTCACCTTATCTAGTAAATCCTGTAATGCTGCTGGATGTATATCATTATTTAAACCTTTAATATGGTAACCAAAATCATGGATGAATTCATTGAAAGACTGCAAACGATCTGCATCTGGATTATCATGAACCCTATAGATAAAAGGAATTTCCTTCCAGCTCATATCTTCTGAAACTACTCTATTAGCTGCAATCATAAATTCTTCAATTAATTGTTCTGCTTCTCCATGTACCCTTTCTTTAATATCTATTGGCTTAGCATCGTCATCTAAAATAACTTTAACTTCAGGAAAATCAAAATCAATACTGCCATTATTAAAACGATCTTTCCTTAATCTTTTCTTAAGTTGATTCATTAATTTTATTTTTGGGACAAAGTCTTCATATTTATCTATTACTTCCTGATCATCTTCTAATATTTGGTTAACTTCAGCATAAGTTAGCCTGTAATTTGTTTTAATAATACTTGGACCAATTTCATGATTGACTATTTTTAATGGATCTAATTGATAAGTTATAAATGCAGTCATTGATAAGCGATCTTCCTGAGGATTCAGACTACAAATACCATTTGATAACTTACGTGGTAACATTGGAATTACTCTATCTACAAGATAGATACTGGTAGCTCTTTCTAAAGCTTCCTTATCTAATGCTGTACCTTCCCTAACATAATGTGTAACATCGGCAATATGTACACCTAAGCGAACTGTTCCATCACCTAAATCTTCAATAGAAACAGCATCATCAAGGTCCTTAGCATCTGCACCATCAATTGTAACCATATCTAAATCCCTTAAATCCATACGTTGCTCAATTTCTTCTTGATTTATTTCAAAGGACATTTCATTTAATTCCTGCTCAACTTCCTCTGGAAAATCCTGAGGTAATTCAAGTTGGTGTATAATTGCCTCAATACCAACTCCAGGAGAACCTTTATCTCCTAATATTTCTACTATCCTTCCCTCTGGATTCCTGTTCTTATCAGGCCAGCTAGTTATTTCTGCTACTACTTTTTGATTTTGTCTAGCACCATTTATCTCTTCTTTGGGTATAAATAGATCATAGAAAATGCGCTTGTTATCTGCTACAACAAAACCAAAGTAATTGCTTTTTTCAAAGTTACCTACTATACGTTGGTTTGCCCTTTCCAAAATCTTTATTACTTCGCCTTCCAATCTCTTACCAGAACTGTTTGCTAAAAGTCTAATGAAAACTTTATCATTATGCATAGCACCATTCATATTTTCACGACTGATAAAAACATCTTTTTGAGCAGGATCTTCAGGAATAAGAAAGGCAAATCCTTTTTTATTTCCCTCAATTCTACCTGCCATCAGATCCATTTTTTCAGGCAAGCCATAGCGACCTTTACTATTTTTATAGACAAGTCCCTCTTTCATTAAATTCTTAAGTAATTTGCCCATTACGTCTTTTTGATCACTAGCAATATTAAACTCTTTCATTAATTGTTTTTCTGTCATAGGTCTGTATGCTTTATTTTTCATAAAATCTAAAATTTTTTCTCTAGCACTCATTTTTTTCACCTCTAATCAGTTGATAACTGATATTATTTTAACCATTACTTTATTATCTTATCCTATGTTTAACTTTTTTAAGCAAATGAAACTTCACTTATTATAAACCAAGCTCTTTAGAAATACTTTGCATAGCTTAGGATATAGTAATAAATTCTTCTAAGTCCATGCCCATGTCAGAACAAGAAGCTATCACATCTCGATTAGCTCCTTTCGCAAAGAAATTTTCGCTTTATTATCCTAATACTCCTCTACACTAGCATGAATTTAGCTTCTCCTCTAGCTTTTAACTGTCCTTCTTTATTCCTAATCTCACCTTCTGTACAAATCATTTTACTTTTTTCTTTACTTATGTACCCAAATATATGTAATTCTTCTCCAACTTTAATAGAGTCTTTAAATCTAATTTTCAATTCTGCTGTTACTGCTTCAGAACCCTTAGCAACTATGGCTGAAACCATAGCCTCATCCAGTAATGTTGAAACAATACCTCCATGAACAATGCCTTCATACCCCTGATGTTCTTCCTTAGGAGAAAAGATAGCTTTAACTTTATTATTATCAATTAAATCAAATTTCAAACCAAGAGAAATCGGGTTATCCTTACCACAGGCAAAACACATGTCATACATTTTAATCCCCCCAAATATTTTCCTAAAGAAAAAGCCCCCTAAGTTTGTCTTAGAGGGGCTTAGATGTCAATTAATATACAAATGCTAGAGCCAGTGATGTTATACCAAACACAATAGCAACAATTTTAGTGTAAAATGCAATTTTTTCGTCTAAACCCTTTTTCTTACCAAAAATTTGTGTTGCTCCACCATCAACCACACCGGAAAGTCCAGCACTATTTCCAGATTGTAATAATACACCTGCAATAACGCCTATCGCCACGATAAAATGAAATACTTTAAGTAGTGTCAACATTTATCTCACCTCCAGAAAATTAACCTTTATTAAAAGAAATAAATTTATAACCGTATCATTTTCTATACATATTTTATTTTAACATAAGGTAGAAGAAAATACAATAAAAAATTATTCATAAACATCTTAAGCAAAAGTATAAGTCTATATACAATATACTCGATAAGATGAAGAGCAAGCATATATTTTGTGAGTATAAAGATAAAATTCTACTGGACAAGTTAATTTTATAAAGCTAACTCTATAATATTATCAAAAGCTACTTCTACCGGACTTACATCAGCCCAAACAAAAAGACCAAACTCAGGTTCACTAACCTGATTTACTTTTACTTCATTTAAATATTGACCATTTACATATATAGTATATACGTCGTTATTTTTTCTTATGGCAATGTTATTTTTAACACCCTCACTAATATTTATCAAATCACTTTCTAACCACTCATCTATATATTCCATATTGCCATCTATCATTCTCCCAATGCTATAATGTCCATTTGAACTTATTTTAAATAAATAATGGTTATTAGAATTACTATCAAAATTAAACCAAGTTCCATATACACCATGATTATCTGTAATAAACTGCACATCTAATTCTATAAAAAAATCAGAATTATAAGGTGCTATTATACCTTGTTGAATATCATCTTGATGTATAGTAATAGAATACTTCTCATTTTTTATTTCGTATGTAACATAATCATAAGAATCTATAAACCAAAAATCACCTGGATTCTTGTTATTTTCAAAATAGCTCTCCCTAGAAATTTGACCGAAGGTTGCCTGCAATGATATATCATCTGTCATAACTAAATCTAATTCAGGAATAGTGTTATTAATACCACTTCCTTCCCAATAAGCAAATCTCCAATCAGCATCAGGAATGGCATTTAAAGTTACCTTCTGATTTTCAACATAACTCTGACTAGCTGGATCTATCGACACACGGCCATTTCCAATTTCATTAATAGTCAGAGTGTAATCTCCATCTGTTCCATTACTACAGCCAATTAAAAATAAGATTGTACTAATAAGCACAAGAATAAGTAAAGCTTTTTTCTTTAAAAACATATTAACAACCCCTTTTTTATGTGTTTGTATTTAATATTCGGCAAATATGTATATAATTCCTTCATAATATTCTATTTTTTAAAAAAAATGACAATCTGCACAATATGAGGGTTGTAATGCTAAATATATATTAGAAAAAATCAGCTATTTTTTTACCCACTTTAATCCTTCTCTTTCACTTAAAGCTGATAATTTAGTATTTTTAAACTCTTAATTAATGACGACAATGACTCAAAGTCAGTTTTTTCTTTATACCCTAATTGAAATAATAAACAGCTGGTTCAGGGCGCTCCGATTTTCTGAGAAATTGACGAGTAGCTTTACGTCTGCTAAAAGAATATTAGCAATAATTTGATAAGTTCTACTCCAAAAAGTATATTAATTATTTCGTTATTAACTATTCCTAAAAATAAAACTTAGAAAGAGTCCAAGTATAAGTATTGGAAAGAAAAAAACTATAAAAAAGGCCGGTAAATATGACAAAGCTCCAAATATACTTGCCAATATACCCTCTGGATTATTTACTACAAAATTTTCAAATTGGGGAAATATTATTAAATAAGAAAAGCCTAATCCCAGAGATAATATACCTA
It includes:
- a CDS encoding PaaI family thioesterase; this translates as MYDMCFACGKDNPISLGLKFDLIDNNKVKAIFSPKEEHQGYEGIVHGGIVSTLLDEAMVSAIVAKGSEAVTAELKIRFKDSIKVGEELHIFGYISKEKSKMICTEGEIRNKEGQLKARGEAKFMLV
- a CDS encoding cache domain-containing protein — protein: MKKYKLKNVKEANLFEEYFEYDMVPKIKFEDKTVEMNQPEEIWLTDTTFRDGQQSRAPYDADQIVDLYKLMNKLAGEKGVIRQTEFFIYSERDREAVRRCQDLGFEFPEITSWIRAVEKDFQLVKELGVKETGILTSASDYHIFLKLNLDRKKVMEKYLKVVDAALEAGIVPRCHLEDITRADFYGFVIPFVQKLMERADDSGIPIKIRACDTMGLGLPYPNAPLPRSVPKIFDVLHREAGVPHKQLEWHGHNDFHKVLVNGTTAWLYNCSAVNGTLLGWGERTGNPPIEGLIMDYIALKGQNPEDLGIKTTVITEIARYYRNVIGDSISTNYPFVGEHFNSTRAGIHADGVIKNERIYSIFDTGKLLNRPITVSITDKSGAAGIALWINNYFDLDEEHALDKTHPGVRGIYSWVMEQYSNNRVSSISTDEIIIQAKKHLPSLFHSDLEGLKKKGMRLSIEIINKLMEENPVLRTMDSLYIKPSLEKFRNHFAFAKLIYLVDTEGKMVSQYYCQAEDKEKYKTKFKDDNFANRSWFKRAIESGEATVSDFFMSRIVQELCITVSKPIKDEAGEIIGVLGIDINFDNLINLSEFELKTIPVDSGQVDD
- the rnr gene encoding ribonuclease R, whose product is MSAREKILDFMKNKAYRPMTEKQLMKEFNIASDQKDVMGKLLKNLMKEGLVYKNSKGRYGLPEKMDLMAGRIEGNKKGFAFLIPEDPAQKDVFISRENMNGAMHNDKVFIRLLANSSGKRLEGEVIKILERANQRIVGNFEKSNYFGFVVADNKRIFYDLFIPKEEINGARQNQKVVAEITSWPDKNRNPEGRIVEILGDKGSPGVGIEAIIHQLELPQDFPEEVEQELNEMSFEINQEEIEQRMDLRDLDMVTIDGADAKDLDDAVSIEDLGDGTVRLGVHIADVTHYVREGTALDKEALERATSIYLVDRVIPMLPRKLSNGICSLNPQEDRLSMTAFITYQLDPLKIVNHEIGPSIIKTNYRLTYAEVNQILEDDQEVIDKYEDFVPKIKLMNQLKKRLRKDRFNNGSIDFDFPEVKVILDDDAKPIDIKERVHGEAEQLIEEFMIAANRVVSEDMSWKEIPFIYRVHDNPDADRLQSFNEFIHDFGYHIKGLNNDIHPAALQDLLDKVKDKPEERVINTLLLRTMKQAVYTPNNIGHFGLAIDYYSHFTSPIRRYPDLMIHRIIKEVLSKGSLSKKRLEELEKNLYHVSEHSSLQERRAMEAERDSVEMKKIEFMEDKIGEEFEGIINGVTNFGLFVELENTVEGLVHVEALKDDYYHYNEKQHCLVGEVSKKVYRFGEKVKVKVDKINIDERQIDFILVED
- the smpB gene encoding SsrA-binding protein SmpB; protein product: MGEDKRVISRNKKARYDYSIEETFETGIKLKGTEIKSIRAGKVNLKDSFALVEDGEVFLYNMHISPYSHGNRENHEPERKRKLLLNKSEIRSLIGKTTTKGYTLVPLSVYIIRNVAKVELALAKGKNVRDKRRDIAKKTADREIEKAFRDRQRY
- a CDS encoding ATP-binding protein gives rise to the protein MGQFDLLKLSFIKLERLLVFRNILNDDLFSRIRDLVVSLTRYVSEEYSSDYYQICNELINIAEKEEFQGDLLQNYLLYLLMTDENPFTIACEKYEYSLSPGLYQATAHDLAIIKDVFRFTLTDIGIIIGIGEINFISHYSSTKANKNGNTPPIYKYFRKIKQSFAKENSEHITEQLADYYHSAGASEFSQYISFHWDKKKGLIGRKNVDLIDFDDLIGYEKQKNKLIENTSAFLQDKKANNVLLYGDSGTGKSSSIKALLNQFYNDGLRLIEINKEQIKYIPDILDILNSRGLYFIIFMDDLSFEDFETDYKYLKAVMEGGIESKPDNVLFYATSNRRNIIKEKWEDRSESGDIHQDDARQEKLSLSERFGITITFMSPDQEEYLEIVKRLAVKDNLYVPEQDLVERALQ
- the secG gene encoding preprotein translocase subunit SecG — its product is MLTLLKVFHFIVAIGVIAGVLLQSGNSAGLSGVVDGGATQIFGKKKGLDEKIAFYTKIVAIVFGITSLALAFVY